Sequence from the Sphingomonas sp. SORGH_AS_0950 genome:
CCGCCCGAGCGGGGAATCGGGATCAGCGGCGTCTCGATCTCGCCCAGCGACACGATGCTCCCGGTGCGCCGGACGGGCAGCAGCTCGCGCCAGCGCCACAGATCGGTGTCGCGTGCGGCGATCGCATCGCGCGACACCGCGCGGCCCATCGCCTCCAGATCATACCGCACCAGCAGCGGACGGCCCGCGCGCGACAGGCCGTGGAGCCGGTCCGCCTCATAGCGTTCGCCGGTCAGCGAGCATTCCAGATGGGTGACGAAGGTCGGGCGGTCTTCGGTGAGGTTGCGGTTCATGGGGTCAGCCTATCGGCCGAAACCGCCCGACGCCATAGGCTTAGCCCGGGCTCGCCGCCGATCCCGCGAGCAGCCCGCCATCGATGTTGAACGCCGCGCCGGTGACATAGGTCGCCTCGTCCGAGGCCAGCATCACCGCGATCGCGGCGACCTCGTCGGGTTCGCCGAAGCGTTTCAGCGGGGTATCGGCGACCAGCGCCGCCATGCGCGCCGCGCGGTCGGGCCCGTCGCCCAGCATCGGTTCCCAGATCGGGGTCAGGATCGCGGCCGGGTGGATCGAATTGCAGCGGATCGTCCAGCCCGCCTGCGCGCAATAGAGCGCGACCGTCTTGCTGTGGTTGCGGATCGCCGCCTTGGACGAGGCATAGGCCGCCGCCGCCGGAATCCCGACCAGCCCGGAGCGCGACGAGATGTTGATGATCGATCCGCTGCCCTTCGCCTTCATCGCGCCGATGGCATAGCGACAGCCCAGGAAGGTGCCGTCCGGGAAAACCTGTGCCGCGTCAGCGGTGCCGCTGGATCATTTCGAAAACTCCCGTTCGATCGCGTCTTCTAGGGCGGATCGACATTCAGTATTGCGTCTTCTTCCCCTCTCCCCTGGACAGGGGAGAGGGTTAGCGAAGCTTGCCAGCCTGCTGGCTAGCGCAGCTTGGGTGAGGGGTTGAGCGAGCCCAAAGGCTCGCGCGCTCGCTTCGCGAGCGCCCACCCCTCACCCAGCTCCGACTAAGCCTTTGCTCTCGCAAAGACCAAGTCTGCGCAACCCTCTCCCCTCTGCGAGGGGCGAGGGACGGAAAGGCGTCGCTGAATGTCGATCGGCCCTAACACGAATGGCGCGGGTCATCACCCCTTCAGCGCTTCCATCGAATCAACTGCCGATCGTGCAGCCGCGACAAAGTCAGCAGCGCGGTCGCCGCGCCGATCAGGCACATCAGCATGTCCCATTGCGTGTCCCAGACATCGCCCTGCGTGCCCAGAAACGCCTCCGCCCCCTGGCCCAGCGCCAAGGCAGCGGCGAATTCGATCAGCTCATAGATGGCGCTGACCGCCAGGCAGCAGGCGAGGACGAGAAAGGTCGTCAGCCCGCCGCGCGGCAACCCACCCCGCCGGATCAACGCCTCGCGAAACACGATGGCGGGCACGAAGCCCTGCGCGAAATGGCCGAGCCGGTCATAGGGATTACGTGCCAGATGCAGCCAGTCCTGAACCCAGGCCCCGGCGGGCACCCGCGCATAGCTATAGGCCCCGCCCAGCATCAGGATCAGCGCCGGCGCGACCTCCATCGCCCAGGTCGCCCGGTCGAACGGCCGCCACCCCGACGCGACCAGCCCCGCCGCCCAGATC
This genomic interval carries:
- a CDS encoding DUF2238 domain-containing protein, with the protein product MQRERWKRDDRRLVLLTLIWAAGLVASGWRPFDRATWAMEVAPALILMLGGAYSYARVPAGAWVQDWLHLARNPYDRLGHFAQGFVPAIVFREALIRRGGLPRGGLTTFLVLACCLAVSAIYELIEFAAALALGQGAEAFLGTQGDVWDTQWDMLMCLIGAATALLTLSRLHDRQLIRWKR